In one window of Heterodontus francisci isolate sHetFra1 chromosome 47, sHetFra1.hap1, whole genome shotgun sequence DNA:
- the LOC137357232 gene encoding phosphatidylinositide phosphatase SAC2-like isoform X4, with the protein MRYKRRGVDSDGNVANYVETEQLIYSGDNIMSFVQIRGSIPVFWSQQGYRYKPRPKLHKSDQENKLAFKAHFEEQFRIYNKEVIINLVDHTGQEKLIGDAYLRQVEMLNDRRIIYVSFDFHQQCQGRKFENVEILIEGIRNIINDLKWFWLTKDRMVIEQEGVARVNCMDSLDRTNLVQAAIARKILEQQLKVLKHLPQHSSLPQNIQRIFQGIWANNGDAISKQYAGTAAMKSEFTRTGESNLSAMMKDSYRSANRYYLHHFRHAYRQAVIDLMHGVQRTKDLQALIGKEKPAKALLKKERRRLLKKEMETLIQACSSLLIPSSEEFLGGWLFVDCGPRLKDASIQDLDVMLLLSNHACYFAHIDQDSEVSHYRRISLEKIDKIVIGRQPITVSRSKAFYMRLHYTRAGKSDNYYTLKAAIQTQQDTSKETLRSIAETVQMAKKNATGVDLPVRVEHQHRFRIVEGLWALLVSCTHFLMAVINSIVKACQQGVLKNRKVNMSYRDLIEASSNIQGMPERLPASLSPDQVNPTSGLVESSESEVLYEADQEMVKDHVFSIYLPKDGIQVLQDSVSPSTLKSEAVSNEVWHFIPSSSSCSSPSSDGDDHFISSRSTSSSSFISDCDLTVMERLQMTRVRLNDAEFKNTRSNQPQHPLLLAGFSERDALPSVRGLGLHVSGKYSNNLQNQSMTCQAAEQSLPGETACSSCVYSPKVGKASQTKSPGKPARNRVPAFPKALPAQQSLLHGSRRVVSPKVQGNIQALPTRQQQVRRQSEEMEEPRESPGSSTMS; encoded by the exons GTGATCAAGAAAACAAACTTGCTTTTAAGGCCCACTTTGAGGAACAGTTCAGGATTTACAATAAAGAG GTTATCATCAATCTCGTGGATCATACAGGCCAAGAGAAGCTGATAGGAGACGCCTACCTTAGGCAGGTTGAGATGCTCAATGATCGCCGCATCATTTACGTGTCGTTTGATTTCCACCAGCAGTG TCAGGGCAGGAAGTTTGAAAATGTTGAGATCTTGATTGAAGGAATCCGTAACATCATCAATGACCTGAAGTGGTTCTG GTTGACTAAGGACAGGATGGTGATTGAGCAGGAGGGTGTAGCTCGTGTCAACTGCATGGACAGTCTGGATCGAACCAATCTTGTTCAAGCTGCCATCGCCCGGAAGATCCTGGAGCAACAA CTGAAGGTGCTGAAACATCTGCCCCAACACAGTTCTCTTCCCCAAAACATTCAAAGAATATTCCAGGGCATCTGGGCAAATAACGGGGACGCCATCAGCAAGCAGTACGCCGGTACTGCCGCCATGAAG AGTGAATTCACTCGAACCGGAGAGAGCAATTTATCTGCGATGATGAAAGACAGCTATAGATCTGCGAACAGATATTATCTCCATCACTTCAGGCACGCATACAGACAGGCTGTGATTG ATCTAATGCATGGTGTTCAAAGGACAAAGGATTTGCAAGCTCTCATCGGAAAGGAGAAGCCTGCAAAGGCTCTGCTCAAAAAGGAGCGGCGGAGACTGCTGAAGAAGGAAATGGAAACATTAATCCAGGCCTGCAGTTCACTCCTGATACCAAGTAGTGAGGAGTTCCTGGGAGGCTGGCTTTTTGTTGACTGTGGCCCAAG ATTGAAAGATGCATCGATCCAGGATCTGGATGTCATGCTTCTGCTCTCCAATCATGCATGCTATTTTGCCCA CATTGACCAAGATTCTGAAGTCAGCCATTACCGGCGGATAAGTCTGGAGAAGATTGACAAGATTgtaattg GTCGTCAACCCATCACTGTGTCAAggtccaaggctttttatatgagaTTACATTACACCAGGGCAGGAAAAAGTGACAACTACTACACATTGAAAGCTGCAATTCAGACCCAGCAGGACACTAGCAAAG AAACTCTTCGGTCTATAGCAGAGACTGTTCAGATGGCCAAGAAAAATGCCACAGGTGTTGACCTTCCAGTGCGGGTTGAACACCAGCACCG ATTTCGTATTGTAGAAGGTCTATGGGCACTGCTAGTCTCCTGTACGCACTTCCTCATGGCTGTTATTAATTCCATTGTCAAGGCATGTCAGCAAGGTGTGCTGAAAAACAG GAAGGTCAACATGTCTTACAGGGACCTCATCGAAGCCTCGTCCAATATTCAGGGAATGCCTGAGCGGCTTCCAGCTTCCTTGTCACCTGACCAAGTCAATCCCACCTCTGGTCTCGTTGAATCCAGTGAAAGTGAGGTTTTATATGAGGCGGACCAAGAGATGGTTAAGGATCATGTGTTCTCAATCTACTTACCAAAAGATGGGATTCAGGTTTTGCAGGATTCTGTTAGTCCCAGCACGTTGAAGAGTGAGGCAGTTTCAAATGAAGTTTGGCACTTTATCCCGTCCAGCAGCTCTTGTAGCTCCCCGAGTTCAGATGGAGATGATCACTTCATTTCATCTCGCAGTACATCATCCTCCTCGTTTATATCTGATTGTGACTTAACAGTTATGGAGAGGTTACAGATGACTCGCGTTAGATTGAACGATGCCGAATTTAAAAATACCAGGAGCAATCAGCCACAGCATCCACTACTGCTTGCTGGATTTTCTGAGCGTGATGCCCTGCCATCAGTCAGAGGCTTGGGTTTACACGTTTCTGGCAAATATAGTAACAATCTACAGAACCAAAGCATGACATGTCAGGCGGCGGAGCAGAGTTTGCCGGGTGAGACTGCCTGCTCTTCCTGCGTATATTCTCCCAAGGTGGGCAAGGCTAGCCAAACCAAGAGCCCAGGAAAGCCTGCAAGGAACAGAGTGCcagctttccccaaagccctgcccgCCCAGCAGTCCTTACTCCACGGGAGTAGGAGAGTGGTCAGCCCCAAAGTTCAAGGCAATATACAAGCTTTGCCCACTCGCCAGCAGCAAGTGAGACGTCAGAGTGAGGAGATGGAAGAGCCCAGGGAATCACCAGGGAGCAGCACCATGAGCTAA